The following proteins are encoded in a genomic region of Sesamum indicum cultivar Zhongzhi No. 13 linkage group LG8, S_indicum_v1.0, whole genome shotgun sequence:
- the LOC105168632 gene encoding subtilisin-like protease SBT4.3: protein MGNLVDRDQSPSSYHFSMLQEVVDRRFLRQSLLRSYTRSFNGFAAYLTAEEQEKLARHEEVVSVFPSTTYHPQTTRSWDFMGLAENVHRNPTVESDIIIGVIDTGIWPESKSFSDIGSSPPPKKWKGACEGGKNFTCNNKLIGARYYHSRSPTDDSARDKMGHGTHTASTAAGNYVKDASFYGIAKGTARGGVPSARIAAYKVCYPRVGCPEADILAAFDDAIADGVDIITISIGGVMPTQFTNDSIAIGAFHASQNGILVVQSAGNRGGQKKTIASVVPWIFTVAASSTDRGIITKAELGNGSILNGKGVNSFSLNGTSYPLAYGEDVSRECGKQAAQNCEAGCLENSLVKGKIVLCNTYKGIIEAYRVGAVGSVALSDYITDVSFILPIAASSLHEQDFHVVHSYFASTKSPQVVILTSESGRNLDAPLVASFSSRGPNTILPDILKPDVTAPGIEILAAFSPLASPSDNDRDDRSVNYTILSGTSMACPHVAGAAAYVKSFHPNWSPSAIKSALMTTAWRMDSSKVSLAEFSYGAGHIDPVKAVDPGLVYETFTEDYINMLCSKRYDIATVRRILGVNSTCPTGVQTTSKDLNYPSMARRITTSGSAIATFLEKFTRRVTNVGLQNTTYKVTTTKSPDYNISVKPNILKFGELNERKSFEVIISGKTNGWKMVSAELEWSNGVHRVRSPIVLYPDSL from the exons ATGGGAAATCTTGTCGATAGAGATCAGTCACCTTCATCATACCATTTTAGCATGCTTCAAGAAGTTGTTGACAGAAG GTTTCTGAGGCAATCTTTGTTGAGAAGTTATACAAGGAGTTTTAACGGATTTGCAGCCTACCTCACAGCTGAAGAGCAGGAAAAGTTGGCTA GACATGAAGAAGTAGTATCAGTTTTCCCCAGTACAACTTATCACCCTCAAACAACAAGATCTTGGGACTTCATGGGTTTGGCAGAAAATGTTCACCGAAATCCCACTGTTGAGAGTGACATAATTATCGGTGTCATTGACACTGGAATTTGGCCTGAATCAAAGAGTTTCAGTGATATAGGCTCCAGCCCTCCTCCCAAGAAATGGAAAGGTGCTTGTGAAGGCGGAAAGAATTTCACTTGCAACAA CAAACTAATAGGGGCTCGTTACTATCACTCACGCTCGCCCACAGATGATTCTGCCAGAGATAAAATGGGCCATGGAACTCACACGGCATCTACAGCAGCAGGTAACTATGTGAAAGATGCTAGTTTCTATGGAATTGCTAAAGGAACTGCCAGAGGAGGGGTCCCCTCGGCAAGAATTGCAGCATATAAAGTTTGTTATCCTAGAGTAGGATGCCCAGAAGCAGATATACTAGCTGCATTTGATGATGCTATAGCTGACGGCGTTGATATCATAACAATCTCCATAGGAGGAGTGATGCCAACTCAATTCACAAATGATTCCATTGCAATAGGCGCCTTTCATGCATCACAAAACGGCATTTTAGTGGTGCAATCTGCTGGCAACAGAGGAGGGCAGAAGAAAACAATTGCAAGTGTTGTTCCGTGGATTTTCACGGTGGCTGCAAGCAGTACTGATAGGGGGATCATCACAAAAGCTGAGCTGGGAAATGGAAGTATATTAAAT GGCAAGGGGGTCAATTCCTTTAGCTTGAACGGAACTAGTTATCCCTTAGCATATGGTGAAGATGTCTCACGCGAATGTGGCAAACAAGCTGCTCA GAACTGTGAAGCAGGGTGTTTAGAGAACAGCTTAGTGAAGGGAAAGATTGTACTCTGCAACACCTACAAGGGCATAATAGAAGCCTACAGAGTTGGAGCTGTCGGATCAGTGGCACTGTCTGATTATATAACTGATGTCTCCTTCATACTTCCTATCGCGGCATCTAGTTTGCATGAGCAGGACTTCCATGTGGTCCACAGCTACTTCGCCTCGACAAA ATCTCCCCAAGTGGTAATACTGACTAGTGAATCAGGAAGAAATCTTGATGCCCCTCTGGTTGCTAGCTTTTCTTCAAGAGGGCCAAATACCATTCTTCCAGATATTTTGAAG CCAGATGTAACAGCACCTGGAATTGAAATCCTGGCAGCATTTTCACCTCTGGCTTCACCATCGGATAATGATCGTGATGACAGATCGGTTAACTATACCATACTATCTGGAACATCAATGGCTTGCCCACATGTTGCCGGAGCGGCAGCTTATGTAAAATCATTTCATCCCAACTGGTCACCTTCTGCAATCAAATCAGCCCTCATGACAACTG CTTGGAGAATGGACTCATCAAAGGTTTCACTAGCAGAATTTTCGTATGGAGCCGGTCATATTGATCCTGTTAAAGCTGTGGATCCAGGCCTTGTCTACGAGACGTTCACGGAGGATTACATCAATATGCTTTGCAGTAAGAGATATGATATTGCGACAGTCAGGAGGATTCTTGGAGTAAATAGCACTTGTCCAACAGGAGTGCAGACGACGTCGAAAGATCTCAATTATCCTTCGATGGCTAGACGTATTACAACCAGTGGCAGCGCAATTGCAACgtttttggaaaaattcaCAAGAAGAGTCACAAATGTAGGACTCCAGAACACAACATACAAGGTGACAACCACCAAAAGTCCAGACTACAATATCTCTgtgaaaccaaacatacttAAATTTGGAGAgttaaatgaaagaaaatccTTTGAAGTGATTATCAGTGGGAAGACTAATGGCTGGAAGATGGTGTCAGCTGAATTAGAATGGTCCAACGGTGTCCACAGAGTCCGAAGTCCAATTGTTTTGTATCCAGATTCTTTATAG
- the LOC105168633 gene encoding uncharacterized protein LOC105168633 — protein MSYSLKDIGTARYFLGLEIARSSSGLFMAQNKYVMDIIWDTSLCHAKSAATPLPRGLKLMVSSGDALVSWKTKKQSTVYRSTAEAEYCSLAATVCELRWLSYILHDLSVSVILLIDLFCDNKAAVHILANPVFHESTKHIELDCHLVPDAYKEGFISPSFVPSSLQLSDVFTKSHLWGADDVLQQPATQLQQSQQSHSANIEGSIEDDEDVELIDAG, from the exons ATGAGTTATTCACTAAAGGACATTGGTACAGCTCGTTACTTCCTCGGTCTCGAAATTGCCCGCAGCTCCAGTGGTCTTTTTATGGCTCAAAACAAGTACGTGATGGATATCATATGGGATACTAGCTTATGTCATGCTAAATCTGCAGCCACACCACTTCCTCGTGGGTTGAAACTTATGGTTTCATCTG GTGATGCCTTGGTTTCttggaagaccaagaaacaGTCTACGGTCTATCGTTCCACGGCTGAGGCGGAGTATTGCAGCTTGGCTGCGACTGTTTGCGAGCTGCGATGGTTGTCCTACATTCTGCATGATCTCTCTGTGTCGGTCATTCTTCTTATTGACCTCTTCTGCGACAACAAGGCTGCGGTCCACATTCTTGCGAATCCTGTCTTCCACGAGAGCACGAAGCACATCGAGTTGGACTGTCATTTGGTCCCTGATGCCTACAAGGAAGGCTTCATTTCACCTTCCTTTGTTCCTAGCTCCCTTCAGCTCTCTGATGTTTTCACCAAG TCCCACTTGTGGGGTGCTGATGACGTATTACAACAACCAGCAACTCAATTGCAGCAGTCACAGCAGTCGCACTCTGCAAATATTGAAGGCAGCATTGAAGACGATGAAGATGTTGAACTAATTGATGCTggatga